The Fortiea contorta PCC 7126 genome has a segment encoding these proteins:
- a CDS encoding hydantoinase/oxoprolinase family protein — MLKVFADRGGTFTDIVAVTNNPQIIARLLQHPQRFLIVPLPHQQWVIVYKLLSENPEQYQDAVIQGIRDIIGLASHENIPDAAIEVIKMGTTVATNALLERKGDRVVLLITKGFRDALRIGYQNRPDIFTRQIILPTMLYEQVIEIEERYDAQGNELIPVNLTQAKADLEAVYHTGIRSCAIVFMHSDRYPHHEQQIAQLASTIGFTQISISHQVSPLMKLVSRGDTTVVDAYLTPILRRYVNQISSQLSGVKLMFMKSDGGLVAAANFQGKDSIFSGPAGGIVGAIKTSQRAGFELVITFDMGGTSTDVAHFQGEYERQLDAEIAGARMRVPVLAINTIAAGGGSILFFDGSSYRVGPESAGANPGPACYRRGGRLTVTDANVMSGKIHPQYFPAVFGIEGNLPLDREIVVEQFTQLAAEITAATGNDYTPEQVASGFVAIAVENMANAIKKISLQRGYDVTQYTLCCFGGAGGQVACLIADTLGMKTIFLHPYAGVLSAYGMGLADVTVMKERGVEQLLTPELIPQLKELMDELEAQGRRGEKSPSTKLFKTEVDAKECGVGLVVRKVNLKYEGSNSTLAVNFHEDLMVMRREFAREHQSRYGFIQVEKVLVVESISVEIIQQMETPEEPLINRTRPWEQLPEYVEQVKMFTDGKWYDTPVYRREDLQPGDRIYGSAIIVEKISTIVVEPFWKAILTPQNHLILERFSKD; from the coding sequence ATGTTAAAAGTTTTTGCTGACCGGGGAGGAACATTCACAGATATAGTCGCTGTCACTAATAATCCACAAATTATCGCTAGACTTCTACAGCATCCGCAACGGTTTTTAATTGTTCCTCTTCCTCATCAGCAATGGGTAATAGTCTACAAATTACTTTCAGAAAATCCTGAGCAATATCAAGATGCAGTGATTCAAGGAATTCGAGATATTATCGGTCTTGCATCTCATGAAAATATTCCCGATGCAGCTATAGAAGTAATTAAAATGGGGACAACAGTTGCGACTAATGCACTGTTAGAAAGGAAAGGAGATCGAGTAGTATTGCTCATCACAAAAGGGTTTAGAGATGCATTGCGAATTGGCTATCAAAATCGTCCTGATATTTTTACTCGCCAGATTATTTTACCAACAATGCTCTATGAACAAGTGATAGAAATAGAGGAGCGTTATGATGCTCAAGGCAATGAATTAATCCCCGTCAATCTTACCCAAGCCAAAGCAGATCTAGAAGCAGTTTATCACACAGGAATTAGGAGTTGTGCCATTGTTTTCATGCACAGCGATCGCTATCCACACCACGAACAACAAATAGCACAACTCGCTTCTACAATTGGCTTTACCCAAATTTCTATATCCCATCAAGTTAGTCCGTTAATGAAATTAGTTAGTCGGGGTGACACCACAGTTGTAGACGCTTATTTAACTCCAATTTTGCGACGCTACGTCAACCAAATATCCAGTCAGTTATCTGGAGTTAAATTAATGTTTATGAAATCTGACGGAGGTTTAGTCGCAGCAGCAAATTTTCAAGGGAAAGATAGCATTTTCAGCGGCCCGGCTGGGGGTATTGTCGGCGCAATTAAAACTAGTCAACGAGCCGGTTTCGAGTTAGTTATTACCTTTGATATGGGTGGAACCAGTACAGATGTTGCTCATTTTCAAGGAGAGTATGAACGACAATTAGATGCAGAAATAGCAGGAGCGCGGATGCGAGTTCCCGTCTTAGCAATTAATACAATTGCGGCTGGTGGTGGTTCGATTTTATTTTTTGATGGTTCTAGTTATCGTGTCGGGCCAGAGTCTGCTGGTGCTAATCCTGGCCCTGCTTGTTACCGTCGGGGTGGAAGATTAACAGTTACAGATGCAAATGTAATGTCAGGAAAAATTCACCCGCAATATTTTCCAGCGGTGTTTGGAATTGAGGGGAATTTACCTTTAGATCGAGAGATTGTTGTTGAGCAATTTACCCAATTAGCTGCAGAGATTACCGCTGCTACAGGAAATGATTATACACCAGAACAGGTAGCCTCTGGATTTGTGGCGATCGCTGTAGAAAATATGGCGAATGCAATCAAAAAAATTAGTCTGCAGCGGGGTTATGATGTCACTCAATATACTCTATGTTGTTTTGGTGGCGCTGGTGGACAAGTCGCTTGTTTAATTGCGGATACTTTAGGGATGAAAACGATATTTTTGCATCCTTATGCTGGAGTACTTTCTGCATATGGAATGGGTTTAGCTGATGTGACGGTGATGAAAGAAAGGGGTGTGGAACAGCTTTTAACTCCAGAATTAATTCCGCAATTAAAAGAGTTGATGGATGAATTGGAAGCGCAGGGGAGGAGAGGGGAAAAATCTCCTTCCACAAAACTTTTCAAAACAGAGGTAGACGCAAAGGAGTGCGGAGTTGGTTTGGTGGTGCGAAAGGTGAATTTAAAATATGAGGGGAGTAATTCGACTTTGGCTGTGAATTTTCATGAGGATTTGATGGTGATGCGGCGAGAATTTGCGCGGGAGCATCAAAGCCGTTATGGTTTCATTCAAGTAGAAAAAGTTTTAGTTGTGGAGTCTATTTCAGTAGAAATAATTCAGCAGATGGAGACACCTGAAGAACCGTTAATTAATCGCACTCGTCCTTGGGAGCAGTTACCCGAATATGTGGAGCAGGTGAAAATGTTTACTGACGGAAAATGGTACGATACTCCCGTTTATCGTCGAGAAGATTTACAACCTGGAGATAGAATTTATGGAAGTGCAATTATTGTGGAAAAAATTAGCACAATTGTGGTTGAGCCGTTTTGGAAAGCGATATTAACTCCACAAAACCATTTGATTTTAGAACGATTTTCAAAGGATTGA
- a CDS encoding hydantoinase B/oxoprolinase family protein gives MHAISQPDPVRLEIFKNLYQFIAEQMGIVLQNTAASVNIKERLDFSCAIFDGSGLLVANAPHIPVHLGSMSESVRSLIHQHGDTIKPGNFYLSNNPYNGGTHLPDVTAITPVFWEDNHILSPIPLFYVAARGHQADIGGITPGSMPPHSTTVEEEGIIFDNFLLVEAGNFRENAVRFHLADHLYPARNPDQNIADFQAQIAANNRGAQELRKMVIQYGVDTVQAYMKFVQNHAEESVRRAIDILQNGSFVYLMDNGAKIQVQVTIDQENRSAKIDFSGTSEQLNSNFNAPKAVTQAAVLYVFRTLVDDNIPLNAGCLQPLEIIIPENCLLNPTYPAAVVAGNVETSQAIVDALYGALGVMAASQGTMNNFTFGNEKYQYYETICGGSGAGIDFDGTDGVHTHMTNSHLTDPEVLETRYPVFLESFSLRPDSGGKGKHCGGDGVIRRIKFLEPMTANILSNHRLIPPFGSNGGGSAKVGKNWIQRHDGTIENLDSTATVEMESGDVFVIETPGGGGFGQVS, from the coding sequence ATGCACGCAATTTCTCAACCAGATCCCGTCCGCTTAGAGATTTTTAAAAACCTTTATCAATTTATCGCCGAACAAATGGGAATTGTGCTGCAAAATACGGCAGCATCTGTGAATATTAAAGAAAGATTAGATTTCTCTTGCGCTATTTTCGATGGTTCAGGTTTATTAGTCGCTAATGCTCCCCACATTCCTGTACATTTAGGCTCAATGAGTGAAAGTGTCCGCAGTTTAATTCATCAGCATGGCGACACTATTAAACCGGGGAATTTTTATCTTTCTAATAATCCTTATAATGGCGGAACTCACCTTCCTGATGTGACAGCGATTACTCCCGTTTTTTGGGAAGATAATCATATTTTATCCCCAATTCCTCTTTTTTATGTTGCTGCTCGCGGACACCAAGCGGATATTGGCGGTATTACTCCTGGTTCTATGCCTCCCCATAGTACAACAGTGGAAGAAGAAGGAATTATTTTTGATAATTTTCTTTTGGTAGAAGCTGGTAATTTTCGAGAAAATGCTGTGAGATTCCATCTTGCTGACCATCTCTATCCGGCTCGCAATCCTGACCAAAATATAGCTGATTTTCAAGCACAAATTGCTGCCAATAATAGGGGAGCGCAGGAGTTGCGAAAAATGGTGATTCAATATGGAGTTGATACTGTCCAAGCTTACATGAAGTTTGTGCAGAATCACGCTGAAGAATCGGTGAGACGAGCTATTGATATTTTGCAAAATGGCTCGTTTGTTTATTTGATGGATAATGGCGCCAAAATTCAAGTGCAGGTGACAATTGACCAAGAAAATCGCAGTGCTAAAATAGATTTTTCGGGTACTTCTGAACAACTAAATAGTAATTTTAATGCGCCTAAAGCTGTCACACAAGCTGCAGTTTTATATGTGTTTCGGACTTTGGTGGATGATAATATTCCTCTCAATGCTGGCTGTTTGCAACCTCTAGAAATTATTATCCCGGAAAATTGTCTGTTGAATCCTACTTATCCAGCCGCAGTAGTAGCGGGAAATGTGGAGACATCGCAAGCGATTGTTGATGCTTTGTATGGTGCTTTAGGTGTGATGGCTGCTTCCCAAGGAACGATGAATAATTTCACTTTTGGGAATGAGAAATATCAATATTATGAAACTATTTGTGGTGGTTCTGGGGCGGGAATTGATTTTGATGGAACTGATGGTGTCCATACTCACATGACTAATTCCCATTTAACTGATCCAGAAGTTTTAGAAACTCGTTATCCTGTATTTTTAGAAAGTTTTAGTTTGCGTCCTGATAGTGGTGGAAAAGGAAAACATTGTGGGGGTGATGGAGTAATTCGGCGCATCAAATTTTTGGAACCGATGACAGCGAATATTCTTTCTAATCATCGATTGATTCCACCTTTTGGTTCAAATGGTGGGGGATCTGCAAAAGTAGGAAAAAATTGGATACAACGTCACGATGGAACTATCGAGAATTTAGACAGTACCGCCACGGTAGAGATGGAATCTGGGGATGTTTTTGTGATAGAAACTCCTGGAGGTGGAGGTTTTGGTCAAGTTTCGTGA
- a CDS encoding 2-hydroxyacid dehydrogenase, which translates to MKVAVFSTKAYDRQFLAAANSDHQHELVFLEPRLNRDTAILAAGFPAVCVFVHDQVDASTLQILAANNTRLVALRCAGFNNVDLKAAAQLGITIVRVPAYSPYGVAEHAVGLILSLNRKIHRAHNRVREGNFSIDGLLGFNLNGRTVGIVGTGKIGLILGHIMKGFGCNLLAYDVYQNPELEMIGGKYVELPELFANADIISLHCPLIAETHHLINEEAIAQMKSGMMLINTSRGGLIDTQAVIEGLKSGKIGYLGVDVYEQESELFFEDLSGEIIQDDIFQRLTTFPNVLITGHQAFFTAEALSNIAETTFANITDFDNGRPCGNEIRHQPQTEAKVLVN; encoded by the coding sequence ATGAAAGTAGCAGTCTTCAGTACCAAAGCCTACGATCGGCAGTTTTTAGCAGCTGCAAATTCTGACCATCAACATGAGTTAGTCTTCCTAGAACCCCGTCTGAATCGGGATACCGCTATTTTAGCCGCCGGTTTTCCGGCGGTTTGTGTTTTTGTTCATGACCAAGTTGATGCTTCCACTCTCCAGATTCTCGCCGCAAATAACACTCGTTTGGTAGCTCTGCGCTGTGCAGGGTTTAACAATGTGGACTTGAAAGCCGCTGCACAGTTGGGTATAACCATTGTACGTGTTCCAGCTTACTCGCCCTATGGAGTCGCAGAACACGCCGTAGGACTAATTTTAAGCCTGAATCGCAAAATCCATCGTGCTCATAACCGCGTCCGCGAAGGCAATTTCTCCATAGATGGACTGTTAGGATTTAATTTAAATGGTCGTACTGTGGGGATTGTCGGGACTGGAAAAATCGGTCTGATTTTGGGACATATTATGAAGGGCTTTGGCTGTAACCTACTGGCTTATGATGTGTATCAAAACCCAGAACTGGAGATGATTGGTGGAAAGTATGTAGAGTTACCTGAACTATTTGCCAATGCTGATATTATCTCCTTGCATTGTCCTCTGATTGCTGAAACTCATCACCTGATCAACGAGGAGGCGATCGCCCAAATGAAATCAGGTATGATGTTGATTAACACTAGCCGGGGTGGATTAATTGATACCCAGGCTGTGATTGAGGGTTTGAAGTCTGGTAAAATCGGCTATCTCGGTGTAGATGTTTACGAGCAAGAATCAGAGCTTTTCTTTGAGGATTTGTCTGGTGAAATCATTCAAGACGACATCTTCCAAAGATTAACCACCTTTCCCAACGTCCTCATCACGGGACATCAAGCTTTCTTCACCGCCGAAGCCCTCAGTAATATTGCTGAAACTACCTTTGCTAATATTACCGACTTTGACAATGGTCGTCCTTGCGGTAACGAGATTCGCCATCAACCGCAAACTGAAGCGAAAGTTTTAGTCAATTGA
- the atpC gene encoding ATP synthase F1 subunit epsilon, giving the protein MTLTVRVIAPDKTVWDAPAEEIVLPSTTGQLGILTGHAPLLTALDTGVLRVRAAKNQNWQAIALLGGFAEVEEDEVTILVNGAELGDSINLEQARAAFNEAEAVFNQVTGSAGAGSEGEARQAQIQATQALKRARARLQAAGGSV; this is encoded by the coding sequence ATGACCCTAACCGTTCGTGTAATTGCTCCAGACAAAACTGTCTGGGACGCTCCGGCTGAAGAAATAGTTTTACCCAGCACCACCGGTCAACTGGGTATCCTCACTGGACACGCACCACTTTTGACCGCCCTGGATACAGGTGTTTTACGGGTGCGTGCTGCTAAAAACCAAAATTGGCAAGCGATCGCTCTTTTGGGTGGTTTTGCTGAAGTCGAAGAAGATGAAGTGACCATCCTGGTTAACGGTGCTGAACTAGGCGACTCAATTAACCTAGAACAAGCTCGTGCGGCTTTCAACGAAGCCGAAGCAGTTTTCAATCAAGTGACAGGAAGCGCAGGCGCTGGCTCCGAGGGCGAAGCTCGCCAAGCGCAAATCCAAGCCACCCAAGCGCTCAAACGCGCTCGCGCTCGGTTACAAGCAGCTGGCGGTTCTGTATAA
- the atpD gene encoding F0F1 ATP synthase subunit beta: protein MVTTAEKTNIGYITQIIGPVVDVKFPGGKLPQIYNALTIKGTNEAGQEINLTVEVQQLLGDNQVRAVAMSSTDGLVRGLEVVDTGAPISVPVGKATLGRIFNVLGEPVDNQGPVNAEAKLPIHRDAPKLTDLETKPSVFETGIKVVDLLTPYRRGGKIGLFGGAGVGKTVIMMELINNIATQHGGVSVFAGVGERTREGNDLYNEMIESGVINKDNLNESKIALVYGQMNEPPGARMRVGLSGLTVAEYFRDVNKQDVLLFVDNIFRFVQAGSEVSALLGRMPSAVGYQPTLGTDVGALQERITSTTEGSITSIQAVYVPADDLTDPAPATTFAHLDGTTVLSRSLASKGIYPAVDPLGSTSTMLQPNIVGDEHYNTARAVQATLQRYKELQDIIAILGLDELSEEDRLIVARARKVERFLSQPFFVAEVFTGSPGKYVKLEDTIKGFQKILSGELDALPEQAFYLVGDINEAIAKAEKLKG from the coding sequence ATGGTCACCACCGCAGAAAAAACAAACATCGGTTACATTACCCAAATCATCGGTCCCGTTGTAGACGTAAAATTTCCCGGCGGGAAATTGCCCCAAATCTACAACGCTTTGACCATCAAAGGCACAAACGAAGCTGGACAGGAAATCAACCTGACCGTAGAAGTACAGCAACTCCTAGGCGACAACCAAGTGCGGGCTGTGGCTATGAGTTCCACCGATGGCCTAGTGCGTGGTCTAGAAGTCGTCGATACTGGCGCTCCCATCAGCGTACCAGTTGGTAAAGCCACTTTGGGACGGATTTTCAACGTCCTGGGCGAACCCGTAGATAATCAAGGGCCGGTAAATGCTGAGGCCAAATTACCCATCCACCGCGATGCTCCCAAGCTAACCGATCTGGAAACCAAACCTTCAGTGTTTGAAACCGGAATTAAAGTTGTAGACCTGCTGACTCCCTATCGACGTGGCGGTAAAATTGGTCTATTCGGCGGTGCAGGTGTCGGTAAAACCGTAATCATGATGGAGTTGATCAACAACATCGCCACACAGCACGGTGGTGTATCGGTTTTTGCTGGCGTGGGTGAGCGCACTCGTGAAGGTAATGACCTCTACAACGAAATGATCGAATCTGGGGTAATCAACAAAGATAACCTCAATGAATCAAAAATTGCTCTGGTGTACGGTCAGATGAACGAACCACCAGGAGCTAGAATGCGGGTTGGTCTGTCTGGATTGACAGTAGCTGAATACTTCCGCGACGTTAACAAGCAAGACGTACTGTTGTTTGTAGACAACATCTTCCGGTTTGTACAAGCAGGTTCAGAAGTATCCGCGCTATTAGGTCGGATGCCTTCAGCGGTGGGATATCAGCCTACACTGGGTACTGACGTAGGTGCACTGCAAGAGCGGATCACTTCAACGACAGAAGGTTCCATTACCTCAATTCAAGCTGTATATGTACCTGCGGATGACTTAACTGACCCCGCACCAGCAACCACCTTCGCCCACTTGGACGGAACCACAGTATTATCTCGGAGTTTGGCGTCTAAAGGGATTTATCCAGCGGTAGACCCCCTGGGTTCAACTTCCACCATGTTGCAGCCCAACATTGTGGGTGATGAGCACTACAACACTGCTCGTGCTGTCCAAGCAACTCTGCAACGCTATAAAGAACTCCAAGACATCATCGCCATTCTGGGTTTAGATGAATTGTCAGAAGAAGACCGTCTAATTGTGGCACGGGCACGGAAAGTTGAGCGCTTCTTGTCTCAGCCATTCTTCGTGGCGGAAGTATTCACCGGTTCTCCTGGAAAATATGTGAAGTTGGAAGACACCATCAAAGGATTCCAAAAGATTCTGTCTGGTGAGTTAGATGCTTTACCAGAGCAGGCTTTCTATTTGGTGGGTGATATCAACGAAGCGATCGCTAAAGCTGAAAAGCTTAAAGGCTAA
- a CDS encoding SirB1 family protein, protein MNFSLARQYFYQEIQQPDEQIDLAKAALYIAQEEYPQLDPEEYLNALDTMAMELQERLPTSQYPLRIIQSINQYLYEDLGFAGNTANYYDPRNSFLNDVIDRRLGIPITLALVYLELSRRIDFPMVGVGMPGHFLIRPHISDMEIFVDAFNRGEVMFAEDCQERLEQMFQQPVELKPEFLATVSHRQLLARILSNLKYIYLKQQKLEKTLAAVERILLLFPGMGLELRDRGLIYYQLGHYPQAVDDLQSYLAKIPDADDAAMIRRLLNELL, encoded by the coding sequence ATGAATTTCTCCTTAGCGCGACAATACTTTTACCAGGAGATTCAGCAGCCTGATGAGCAGATTGACTTAGCAAAGGCAGCTTTATACATCGCTCAAGAAGAATATCCCCAACTTGACCCAGAAGAATATCTCAACGCTCTCGATACGATGGCAATGGAGCTACAAGAGCGCTTACCTACTTCTCAATATCCGCTGCGAATTATTCAAAGTATTAATCAGTATTTATACGAAGATTTGGGTTTTGCTGGTAATACTGCTAACTATTATGACCCCCGCAATAGTTTTTTAAATGATGTCATTGATCGGCGCTTGGGGATTCCGATTACTTTGGCGCTGGTTTATCTGGAATTGTCGCGCCGGATTGATTTTCCCATGGTGGGGGTGGGAATGCCAGGACATTTCTTGATTCGTCCCCATATCTCAGATATGGAAATTTTTGTCGATGCGTTTAATCGCGGGGAAGTGATGTTTGCTGAGGATTGTCAGGAACGGCTGGAGCAGATGTTTCAGCAACCAGTGGAGTTAAAACCAGAGTTTTTGGCTACGGTGAGTCATCGGCAGTTGTTGGCGCGGATACTGTCAAATTTAAAGTATATTTACCTGAAACAACAAAAGTTAGAAAAAACTCTGGCTGCGGTTGAGAGAATTTTACTGCTGTTTCCTGGTATGGGTTTAGAATTGCGCGATCGCGGTCTGATTTATTATCAACTCGGTCACTATCCCCAAGCCGTTGATGACTTGCAATCTTACCTAGCTAAAATTCCTGATGCTGATGACGCGGCGATGATTCGGCGTTTACTCAATGAATTACTGTAA
- a CDS encoding SRPBCC family protein has protein sequence MPQILEQSIQINATSAVVERCVVDLTMMHRWLNPVLRCEPVGEVWSTDLGSESRFIIQIPLVQPTLKCVVVERKPGLIVWEFQGFFQGRDRWECQPVAQGTSLLNRFEFHIPNPLVSWGFNTFAATWTQKDMQAQLRRLKRVAEELQ, from the coding sequence ATGCCGCAAATTTTAGAACAATCAATTCAAATTAACGCTACATCTGCAGTGGTCGAGCGCTGTGTTGTCGATTTAACCATGATGCATCGTTGGTTAAATCCCGTTCTGCGTTGCGAACCAGTAGGGGAAGTTTGGAGTACTGACCTTGGTAGTGAAAGTCGGTTTATCATTCAAATTCCCTTGGTGCAACCCACATTAAAATGCGTAGTTGTCGAAAGAAAACCGGGTTTAATAGTCTGGGAATTTCAGGGATTTTTCCAAGGACGCGATCGCTGGGAATGTCAACCAGTCGCCCAGGGAACATCTCTACTCAACCGCTTTGAATTCCACATCCCTAACCCCTTGGTGAGTTGGGGCTTTAACACCTTCGCCGCTACGTGGACACAAAAGGACATGCAAGCCCAACTGCGCCGCCTCAAACGTGTAGCTGAAGAATTACAGTAA
- a CDS encoding mechanosensitive ion channel — protein MNITWPGITQVLEVALSMRVQGLLAESPTIPTDQSGVTQGVADVRGVTDQLLASTPQILGAIAILLIGLLIAVVVAAVIKGILNRTDIDNRIASGLTGRENTLQVERFISGLVFWSIILLTVVAVLEKLGLQVASQPLNSFLNQIVGFLPKLLGAGILLGVAWLLATVVRLVTVRGLQALRLDERLNEQTQDDTSGLSQLSVSETIGTALYWFIFLLFLVPVLDTLGLKDALLPVQLLTTQILSILPNILGATVIAVVGWFLANIVRRIVTNLLATTGIDHLGSRFGLSPSVGAQSLSNIAGIVAYVLILIPVAIAALNALKIEAISVPAIAALQQVLNALPGIFTAIGILIFAYFLGQFVSDLVTSILTSIGFNNIFNVLGLPTPKRESAFSEDATTAPAPTRTPSEVAGIVVLVGILLFATVAAVNILNIPALTALVSGIVIIAGRILAGLVVFAIGLFLANLAFNIITSSGNPQARVLAQVARIAIIALVSAMALQQIGVASDIVNLAFGLLLGAIAVAIALAFGLGGRDIARQQVQEWLDSFKNKA, from the coding sequence ATGAACATAACTTGGCCAGGAATAACCCAGGTGCTGGAAGTTGCTTTGTCGATGAGGGTGCAGGGGTTGTTGGCAGAATCGCCTACTATACCAACTGATCAGTCAGGGGTAACGCAAGGAGTTGCTGATGTGCGAGGAGTTACTGATCAGCTGTTGGCGTCTACTCCGCAAATTTTGGGTGCCATAGCAATTCTACTCATTGGTTTGTTAATTGCTGTGGTTGTTGCGGCTGTGATTAAGGGAATTCTTAATCGCACAGATATCGATAACCGCATTGCTTCAGGGTTGACAGGTCGTGAGAATACGCTGCAGGTGGAGCGCTTTATTTCTGGCTTGGTTTTTTGGAGCATCATCTTGTTAACGGTGGTGGCTGTTTTAGAAAAGCTAGGACTGCAGGTAGCTTCTCAACCACTGAATAGTTTTCTGAATCAAATTGTCGGCTTTTTACCAAAGCTGCTAGGTGCGGGGATTCTTTTGGGGGTTGCTTGGTTGTTGGCGACTGTTGTCAGGTTGGTGACGGTGCGCGGACTACAAGCTTTGAGGCTGGATGAGCGTTTGAATGAACAAACCCAAGACGATACATCTGGTCTGAGTCAATTGTCTGTTAGTGAAACTATTGGAACTGCTCTTTACTGGTTCATCTTTTTGTTGTTTCTTGTCCCGGTTCTGGATACGCTGGGTCTGAAAGATGCGCTATTACCAGTACAACTTTTAACTACGCAAATTCTCTCAATTCTGCCAAACATTCTAGGTGCAACAGTCATTGCGGTTGTTGGCTGGTTTTTGGCAAATATTGTCCGCCGAATTGTCACTAATTTGTTGGCGACAACGGGAATCGACCATTTGGGGAGTCGGTTTGGACTGTCTCCATCTGTGGGAGCGCAATCTCTGTCGAATATTGCAGGTATTGTAGCTTATGTTTTGATTTTGATTCCTGTAGCGATCGCTGCGCTCAATGCTCTCAAAATTGAGGCGATTTCCGTACCAGCAATTGCGGCGTTACAACAGGTTCTCAATGCTTTACCAGGGATTTTTACTGCTATCGGCATTTTGATTTTTGCCTATTTTCTGGGACAGTTTGTCTCGGATTTAGTTACTAGCATCCTCACAAGTATAGGCTTTAACAATATTTTCAACGTTTTGGGTCTGCCTACACCCAAAAGGGAGTCTGCATTCTCGGAAGACGCAACTACAGCCCCTGCTCCCACCAGAACTCCATCAGAAGTTGCTGGGATTGTGGTTTTAGTAGGGATTTTATTGTTTGCAACTGTGGCTGCAGTCAATATCTTAAATATCCCTGCACTCACAGCTTTGGTATCTGGAATTGTCATTATTGCTGGGCGGATTTTAGCTGGTTTGGTGGTATTTGCGATTGGCTTATTTTTAGCTAATCTGGCTTTTAATATCATTACTAGTTCCGGTAATCCCCAAGCCCGCGTTTTGGCACAAGTGGCGCGGATTGCCATTATTGCTTTAGTATCAGCAATGGCTCTGCAACAAATTGGCGTTGCTAGTGATATTGTCAATTTAGCTTTTGGACTGTTGCTAGGTGCGATCGCTGTGGCTATTGCGCTGGCTTTTGGTCTGGGTGGACGCGATATTGCGCGTCAGCAAGTCCAAGAATGGCTGGATTCTTTCAAAAATAAAGCCTAG
- a CDS encoding DUF72 domain-containing protein, with protein MSFAIGCAVWAYKGWVGEFYPQGTRATDFLSFYSRRFTTVEGNTTFYATPNQETVSRWARETPPGFEFCLKLPREITHHGLLQPHICKALEFLAQMRPLGERMGPIFAQLPPSYAPILLEDLTNFLTAWPSADAPLALEVRHPDWFKEPHASNLRCLLEQLSVGRVILDSRPIYHGDDDPQLHSERRKPKLPVEFSVTAPFSLIRLISHPDLSVNQPFMVEWVTQIQEWLNAGVRIYFFVHCPIEERSPSTALHFQQLLEQNRVPVPPLPGNHLQSTPHQLSLW; from the coding sequence ATGAGTTTTGCGATTGGGTGTGCAGTCTGGGCGTATAAAGGTTGGGTAGGCGAGTTTTATCCTCAAGGTACTCGCGCTACTGATTTTCTCTCCTTCTACAGCCGACGCTTCACCACGGTTGAAGGTAATACGACATTTTATGCTACGCCTAATCAAGAGACTGTCAGCCGCTGGGCTAGGGAAACACCCCCAGGCTTTGAATTCTGTCTAAAATTACCACGAGAAATCACCCATCATGGTTTATTACAGCCCCATATATGTAAAGCTTTAGAGTTTTTGGCACAGATGCGCCCTCTGGGTGAGCGGATGGGGCCCATATTTGCTCAGTTACCACCGAGTTATGCACCGATATTACTCGAAGATTTAACAAATTTTCTCACAGCTTGGCCCAGTGCTGATGCGCCTTTGGCGCTGGAGGTTCGACATCCAGACTGGTTTAAGGAACCGCACGCTAGTAATTTGCGCTGTCTGTTAGAGCAGCTAAGTGTAGGTAGAGTAATTTTAGATTCACGCCCCATCTACCATGGAGATGATGACCCGCAGTTACATTCAGAACGCAGAAAACCCAAATTACCTGTAGAATTCAGCGTTACAGCACCTTTTAGCTTGATTCGGTTGATATCACACCCTGATTTATCAGTGAATCAACCTTTTATGGTCGAGTGGGTAACGCAGATTCAGGAGTGGTTGAATGCGGGAGTGCGGATTTATTTTTTTGTTCATTGTCCCATAGAAGAGCGATCGCCTTCTACAGCGCTTCATTTCCAACAGCTATTAGAACAAAACAGAGTACCAGTTCCACCTTTACCTGGAAATCATCTCCAATCTACCCCCCATCAACTCAGTTTGTGGTAA